In the Peromyscus maniculatus bairdii isolate BWxNUB_F1_BW_parent chromosome 20, HU_Pman_BW_mat_3.1, whole genome shotgun sequence genome, one interval contains:
- the LOC143266821 gene encoding uncharacterized protein LOC143266821 produces MVGNTPQLAHASVLGKTKKSHEGDFSVAFRGAGKLTVCSWGGQLLQAHISFWNMNPRQPTSQVTMGPATASAKILQEWRSIMQMSRATAEASSWISYQDFKEAHDFQMMQRT; encoded by the exons ATG GTGGGAAATACTCCTCAGCTGGCGCATGCTTCTGTCCTGGGCAAAACGAAAAAGAGTCACGAAGGTGACTTTAGTGTAGCGTTCCGGGGAGCTGGCAAG CTCACTGTGTGCTCTTGGGGAGGGCAGCTGCTCCAAGCCCACATCTCCTTCTGGAACATGAATCCAAGACAGCCAACATCACAGGTCACTATGGGACCCGCGACAGCCTCTGCGAAAATCCTTCAGGAATGGCGCAGCATCATGCAAATGAG CCGGGCTACAGCAGAGGCGTCTTCCTGGATCAGCTACCAAGACTTTAAAGAGGCACACGATTTTCAA ATGATGCAGAGAACCTGA